One genomic window of Gossypium hirsutum isolate 1008001.06 chromosome D11, Gossypium_hirsutum_v2.1, whole genome shotgun sequence includes the following:
- the LOC107913125 gene encoding cytochrome P450 CYP82D47, whose translation MDPLLQYLFSICCTLFALFSCIYFYQSSKKPSRSCSAPQAGGALPIIGHMHLFGGQQLTHKTLGGMADKYGPVFSLRLGSHEVLVLNSWEMAKECFTVHDKVFSTRPSITASKILGYDFAMFGFAPYGPYWREIRKITTIELLSNHRIDMLKHIRVSEVKSAIRELYKSWLSKGNGGSGLSVDMKQWFGDLTHNIALRMVGGKRYFGPNADCEEAEARRCETVMRDFVHLFGVFVLSDAIPFLRWLDFLGYEKAMKRTAKELDSIVGGWLEEHKQKRLMGGGVIKEQDFMDVMLNILEDANITCYNADTINKATCLNLVLAGSDTTMVTLTWALSLLLNNPHALKRAQDELDMHVGKHRLLEESDVRNMVYLQAIVKETLRLYPPEPVISLRAASEDCNLSTGYRIPSGTQLMVNAWKIQRDERVWPEPHDFQPERFLTTNKDMDFQGQTFELIPFGSGRRSCPGVSLALKMLHFILGSFLHSFKVATLSELKDVDMTESPGLTNLKATPLEVLITPRLDSKLYV comes from the exons ATGGATCCTCTCCTGCAGTACCTCTTTAGCATATGTTGCACCCTTTTTGCCCTTTTCAGTTGCATATACTTTTATCAGTCTTCAAAGAAACCAAGCAGAAGCTGTAGTGCTCCACAAGCCGGTGGTGCTTTACCTATCATTGGTCACATGCACCTCTTTGGTGGTCAGCAGCTCACACACAAAACCTTAGGTGGCATGGCTGACAAATACGGACCTGTCTTCTCCTTAAGGCTAGGATCACACGAAGTGTTGGTTTTAAATAGTTGGGAAATGGCCAAAGAATGTTTCACTGTCCATGATAAAGTTTTCTCCACTAGACCAAGCATTACTGCTTCAAAGATTCTAGGCTATGATTTTGCTATGTTCGGGTTTGCTCCTTATGGACCTTATTGGCGTGAGATTCGCAAGATAACTACGATTGAGCTTCTATCTAACCACCGGATTGATATGCTCAAACATATACGAGTTTCAGAGGTAAAGAGTGCAATAAGAGAATTGTACAAGTCATGGCTTAGCAAAGGTAACGGAGGAAGTGGACTATCCGTGGATATGAAGCAGTGGTTTGGGGATCTAACTCATAATATTGCTTTGAGAATGGTTGGGGGGAAAAGATACTTCGGACCAAACGCTGATTGTGAGGAAGCTGAAGCACGAAGATGCGAGACGGTAATGAGAGATTTTGTTCATCTGTTCGGAGTGTTCGTGTTGTCTGATGCAATACCATTTCTTAGATGGTTGGATTTCCTAGGATATGAGAAAGCCATGAAAAGAACAGCAAAAGAATTGGACAGTATTGTAGGAGGGTGGCTGGAGGAGCATAAACAAAAGAGGCTCATGGGTGGAGGGGTGATAAAAGAGCAGGATTTCATGGATGTGATGCTCAACATCCTGGAAGACGCCAACATTACTTGTTACAACGCCGACACAATCAACAAGGCTACTTGCTTG AATTTAGTCTTAGCAGGGAGTGACACAACCATGGTCACTCTCACTTGGGCCTTGTCTTTGCTATTAAATAATCCGCACGCGCTAAAAAGGGCCCAGGATGAGCTAGACATGCACGTCGGCAAGCACAGACTGTTAGAAGAATCTGATGTTAGAAACATGGTCTACCTTCAAGCCATTGTCAAGGAAACATTGCGCTTATACCCACCAGAGCCAGTCATTAGCCTTCGGGCTGCATCGGAAGATTGCAATCTCTCAACAGGCTACCGCATTCCATCTGGTACACAACTGATGGTAAATGCCTGGAAGATTCAACGTGACGAGCGTGTATGGCCAGAACCCCATGATTTTCAGCCTGAGAGATTTTTGACCACCAATAAGGATATGGATTTTCAAGGCCAAACTTTTGAACTCATCCCATTTGGCTCAGGACGAAGATCGTGCCCTGGGGTGTCATTAGCCCTCAAGATGCTGCACTTTATCTTGGGCAGCTTCTTGCACAGTTTCAAAGTTGCGACGCTATCAGAGCTCAAAGATGTAGATATGACAGAAAGCCCTGGGTTAACAAATCTGAAAGCAACACCTCTTGAGGTTCTCATCACTCCACGTCTTGATTCCAAGCTTTACGTGTGA